The window ttggaaccatttaaattggattccttgatttattatatatgaatatatcataatattaatttattggtaccatttaaatgtttgtttggttttaccaactatttaaagtgagaaccttgatttagtgtttacaaatatatatagcacaataaatacttgaccatatttataaattttggtatatattatatacttaagataataatatataacataatataaatatgattatttaatatattggaaccattttattaagtgaatttcaatattgttcgttaatgttaactttattaaaatatcaagggtggatcctttaatctcaattacttaaattaaaatttgaacaattaaaatttacccattaaagattcaaacaattaaaattaaaaagaaacaaaaacataaacaaaataaaaagacattgtagtggacttgtaattaccttagcttccctgtggatatgatatcggactcaccgaattatactacttgtggacaacctgttcttgggagtgcaacaatcaaagtgacAACAGTATATATTTGTGACCAACAAATCCAAAAAAGTTTTTGAAGAGAAAACTCGAACAATAGCAGGGAATACCAAATAAGTAGAAATTGAAAACtaaattcaataagaaaaataagatattatgacAAGGCGCCaaatatcatcatattcaatCAACAAGTGAGGTATTGATAACTTAAAGGGGGTAAAGTATTGGTGGTGAAGAGACAAATGAAAGAGCTGTGAGGACAGGCAGActaaagaaaattatttctgattgtcAAGGAAAATTTGTAGTCCACTTCGTTTTTGCAATATAGCTTATGGATTGACGGTAATGATATCATTCGGTACTCGGTAGGGATCTTAATTGTGGGGAGGCAAGTAGAAACATGTTATCAACTTGGCAATCCAATTTCGTGGGAGGTAATTGACTAAAAAAAATAGCTTTCGGTACCTCAAAATAACTTTAGGAAAGTCTTTAAAAGCTGATGGGTTCCCTTGTTCTGAAACTCTTTTGCGTACTTCTCTTGCCTCTTCCCTAGAAAGAGAATCAACAGCCAGCCAACATACTTCATGAAACACAAAAATATCTACTAAGCTCAAAATGCTATACTACTGAGCAATATTTGCCCTGCaccattttatgcattaatATTTTGTGTGACCAGTACATTACCACCAAATCACTGCCTTGGATGAGAAAAAATCTTTCATTTGCAGACACACAAGTGTAAACATGGAATTCAAGTGATTCAAACAGAAGTTCCAGAGAAGACAGTCTCATTGCCCCTTGGTCATTGAACTTTTGAAATTGGCCTTCGGATAGTTTTATCTTAATTTCCGAGATTATATATTATACGTTCTTTCTAAAGCAGAAGGGAATTAAAtgactttgaagaaataaattaattgagctaTCAGAAGCGACCATATCTAATAATGGGAAAAGAATAAACTTTGGTGTTGACATAACTGTTATAACATGAAACTGACTACTCTAAAAAATGGGTATGAAAACTATCAAGAATCAGCAGAAAAAAGTCTTGATTACTCACCTGTTGTCGGCATAATAAACATGTTTGGATGATAACTGATTATCAAGAGAATGCAGCATACCATTAAGTCTTTCAATTTTGTGCATCCAAAAAGTTAAATTTCAGAATAAAGAACCTGCATGACAGCTATCTCGAGAATCCGAGACCCAAAAAACCAGAAACTCTAAAATAAAAACTTTTTTTCAGTTTGAAGCTTCTGCAAAATATATCCCATGTCTTGGGTCTTCATCAACATCAGCTCTTCGTTAGTGTACTTATTAGCTTGGCTCCTTTAAAAAATCCACATTCAACAGCTAATATTGAAATTacactcaaataaatatcctcaaaagagaacagataacctcataaaaataaaattttccagcTTACTCAGGTTTATGGACTCCGccaacagtttttgttttaatcatcTTGAAGTAAAATTCATCTGGGTTCCTCAATGCTGCTTTTTCCTTAAGTTTCTGTTATAAACACGCAGAAGCGACTTACCATAAAATAAGAACTCGCCAAATTTCGTTCATAAAATGCTACCAAAACCAACAAGACGCAGGGTAGTAGAAATTACCAGTAAAGTCTGCTCCTTCTGGTGATAGGCTCGTGCACGAATGACATAATCTTTATGTTTTTCGAGCAGCCCAAATTTCCTTCTCAAATGCCTGGTACacacaacaaatcatcaattgagtgaaccggaaatatacgtcaaaatatttcaaaacgggcaataaaaaaaatagtggCCCCAAAAAATAATCACACTTACAGCTGAGCGCGCTCCTTGTGAGCTTTTCTTGGAATAGCATTCCTTAAAGACGACATCTTTATGCtagcaaaaaaaattcacagaactttaaaataaatttacgcACACCACTACATAAAACATAAAGGGCTAACAA is drawn from Primulina eburnea isolate SZY01 chromosome 10, ASM2296580v1, whole genome shotgun sequence and contains these coding sequences:
- the LOC140842890 gene encoding probable U3 small nucleolar RNA-associated protein 11, producing MSSLRNAIPRKAHKERAQLHLRRKFGLLEKHKDYVIRARAYHQKEQTLLKLKEKAALRNPDEFYFKMIKTKTVGGVHKPESQANKYTNEELMLMKTQDMGYILQKLQTEKKLNGMLHSLDNQLSSKHVYYADNREEAREVRKRVSEQGNPSAFKDFPKVQVNVEAKEENKWFNQLGLMGSLLLLRG